In the genome of Euzebyales bacterium, one region contains:
- a CDS encoding helix-turn-helix domain-containing protein: MANHVKRLSVSAADRAELERRVRSQNGSARDARRARIVLLAAEGRSGVEIAERVGVSEPTVIKWRRAYA; this comes from the coding sequence ATGGCCAATCATGTGAAGCGGTTGTCGGTGTCGGCGGCGGATCGCGCCGAGTTGGAACGCCGCGTGCGATCACAGAACGGGTCGGCACGGGATGCGCGGCGGGCGCGGATCGTGCTGCTGGCCGCCGAGGGCCGCTCGGGTGTGGAGATCGCCGAGCGGGTCGGGGTGTCCGAACCGACGGTGATCAAGTGGCGCCGCGCCTACGCCG